CGTTCGCGGTGACGTCGCTGATCTGCGGGCTCGCGCAGAGCGCGCCCGTGCTGATCGTCAGCCGGTTTCTTCAGGGGATGGGCGGCGGCGCGATGCTGATCTGCCAGGTGGCCGTGCTTTCGCATCAGTTTCAGGCGGGGCGCGAGCGCAGCAACGCGTTCGGCGCGTGGGGAATCATCTTCGGCATCGGCCTCGGCTTCGGGCCGATCGTCGGCGGTTTGATCGTCGCCGTCGCCAACTGGCAATGGGTGTTCCTCGTCCACACGCTGCTTTCGATCGTGGCGCTGGGCCTTGCGTTCGCCGGCGTGCAGGAGTCCCGCGACCCGCATGCGCAGCAGCTGGACCTGCCGGGCATCGTTACGCTGTCCGCAGCGTGTTTCGGCCTCGTCTACTTCATCACGCAGGGGCCGGACCTCGGGCTGGACAGTCGCGCGGCGTTGGGCATCGCGGCGGCGACGGCGGTCAGCTTCGTCGCGTTTGTCTTCGTCGAGAAGCGCAGCCCCCGCCCGATGTTCGACTTTTCGGTGTTCCGGATCCGGCCGTTTTCGGGCGCGATGTCCGGCTCGATGGGCATGAACTTCAGCTACTGGCCGTTCATGATCTATCTGCCGATCTATTTTCAGGGCGCGCTCGGCTACACGAGCGTGAACGCCGGGCTGTCGCTGCTCGCCTATACGCTGCCGACGCTCGTCGTGCCGCCGCTTGCCGAACGGCTCGCGTTCCGGTTCGGCGCGCGCCGGGTGATTCCGCTCGGCCTGTTCACGATCGGCGTCGGTTTCATGCTGATGAAGTTCGGCGCGGGCGGCGCGCACCCCAGTTGGCTCACGATGCTGCCGGGCTGCCTGTCGTGCGGCATCGGGCTGGGGCTCACGAATACGCCGGTCACGAATACGGCCACGGGTTCGGTGTCGCCGAACCGCGCGGGCATGGCTTCGGGCATCGACATGAGCGCGCGGCTGATCAGCCTCGCGATCAATATCGCGGTGATGGGTTTCATCCTCGTGGAAGGCGTGTTGTCCCATCTTGCGCGCGCGCTTGCCGGCTGGTCCGCAGACCTGCCGCTGCGTCGACTCGCGGAACAGGTCGCGGCGGGTTCGATCGCGCCTCCTGGGCAGAGCAGCGCGGAACTGGCGGCGGTCGATCCGCACGGCGCGATCGTGCATGCGGCGCTCGCGCACGGCTTCGGACTCGTGATGCTGTACGGGATGGTCGGCGCGTGGATGCTGGCGCTGTGCAGCGCCGCCGCGTTCGGACCTGGTGCGCGGAGGGTTCGTGAACAGGCGGAACTGGGCGAGTGCGTTCGTCACCCGAGTCCATAGCGCGCGTTTCGGCGCATCGGCATGTTGGCCCGCTCATGCGGTCGCCTGGCAGGCTTGAGGGTTATCATTCCCGTTCGCGCGACGCGGCGGCGCGGGTCTGCGGCTTGCGCATGTTACGCCGCGCGTTTCGGCGCACCGCGCACCTGTCATCGACGCGTCACTGCCTTCGTGCCTGCCCATGCCCAGGAAAAAGACCAGCGTCTGGTTCAGAGGCCTCAACCTGTTTGCCAGCCTGACGGGAATCCGGCCGAAAAAGAAAGCGGTCGTGCGCAAGACGGCGACGGTCAAGACGACGCGCGCGCCCGCGACGAAGCGCGCCGGCCCGGCGCGCGGCCCGCGTCCGTCGTCGACGCGGACCATGGGCCGATGGACGCGCTCGTTCCACTCCGCGCCGCCGCTCGCCGGGAAACTCGTCAACCATCTCGCGTATGCGTTGTACCTGCCGTCTGCGGCGACGTCGCAGGCGGCCATGCCGCTCGTCGTGATGCTGCATGGCTGCAAGCAGACCGCCGAGTCGTTCGCCGCCGGCACGCGCATCTGCCGGCTCGCGGAGCGCGCGGGATTCGCGGTGCTGCTGCCGGAACAGGCGAAGGCCGCGCACGCGCATCGATGCTGGAACTGGCACGAGCCTCCGGCGCAGTCCGAGGCGCCTGCCGTCGCGTCGCTCGTGGTGTCGATCGTCGCGGAGCACGGTTTCGACCACGAGCGCGTGTATCTCGCGGGCATCTCGGCGGGGGCCGGTCTTGCCGCCGTGCTCGGCGTTCACTATCCGGCGCTGTTCGCCGCCGTGGGCCTGCATTCGGGGCCGGTGTTCGGCGCGGCCCATTCGACGTTCACCGCGATGCACGTGATGCGCGGCGGCAGCCGCGAAGACCCGCTGCACCTGATCGAAACGTCCGTCGATGTCGCCCGCTATCCGGGCATGCCCGCGATCATCGTCCACGGCGAACTCGATGCGGTCGTCGCGAAGCGCAACGCCGAGCAGCTCAGCATCGAGTTCGCGCGGCTCAACCGGCTGATCGATGCGGAAGGCGCGTTGCGCGTCGGCGAGCGGCGGACCTACAGCCGCGATGCGGCCGACTACGTGGATTATCTGAAGGCCGGGCGGCTCGTCGTCAGGGTGTGCATCGTTCGAGGCCTGGGCCACGCGTGGAGCGGCGGCGATCCGCGCGAAGCGTTTCATTCGGGCAAGGGTCCCGAGGCGACCGCGATGATGTGGAATTTCTTCCGGCACCAGCGGCGCGTCGCGACGCATCCGGTGTAGCGGTGCGGCATCACGCGATGGCTTCGACGAGTTTCCCCTGCCGATGAAGATCGGCAGCAGAACAACAGCCCATGACCCTCCATTTCATCAAGATGCAGGCAAATGGCGATGACTTCGTCCCCGTCGATGCGCGCGGCAAGATCGACCCGATCACGAGCGGCGTGGCCCGTCGCCTCGGCGATCGGAATCGGGGAATCGGGGAATCGGGGAATCGGATTCGATCAGCTTGCGGTCGTGCTCGACTGCGACGATGCCGCCGCGCGGCTGCTGTTCTGGAATCCGGACGGCACGCCGCTCGATACGTGCGGCAGCGCGACCCGTGGCGTCGCGGATCTGCTGATGCGAGAAGCGGGGGCGTCGTCGGTCACGCTGAGAACCGCGCGCGGCAGGCTGAGCTGCGGGCGGGATATCCCCCTTGCCGAAGCGGCCGATACCCCTGCGCTGCCGCTTCCCGGCCATCCGGCTGCGTGCAGCATGGGCAATCCGCATTGCACGTTTTTCGTCGACGATCTCGATGCCATCGATATTGCCGCTATCGGGCCGGGAATCGAAACCCCTCCGCTTTTCCGCAACAGGACGAACGTCCATTTTGTCCGCGTCGTTCATCGCGGCCGTATCCGGCTGCGCATCTGGGAGCGGGGCGGCGGCGTACCGCTCGGGTCGGGCTCGTGTTGTTGCGGTGCTGTCGTCGGCGGAATCCGGCGCGGTCTTCTGGACGATACCGTCGAGATGGAATGCGATGGCGCAACGGTGACGGTGCGATGGGACGGGGTTGGCGGCGTTGTGCTGACCGGACTAGTCGAGCCGGTTTTTTCGGGGGTGATCGGGGATTGGGTCTGGCGGTAAAACGAGCGGCGTTGTGCCGATCGCGTCACTGGCGGCGAGCCAGCCGGGCAACGATTGGCCACTACCGATTGGCCACTACCGGAAACGAGCGTCGGCGATAATAAGGCCACTCCCTCTTTCTGCTGGAAATGCCGCGATGCAAGTGCTGGTTGATGCGGACGCCTGCCCGGTCGCCGTCAAGGACATACTGTTTCGGGCCGCGCGGCGCGTCGAAATAAGCGTAACGCTGGTCGCGAACCAGTATCTGCGCACGCCGCCGTCGCGTTTCATCAAGGCGTTGCAGGTGCCAGCGGGTTTCGACGCCGCCGATAACCGCATCGTCGAACTGGTCGCGAGCGGCGACCTCGTGATTACGGCGGACATCCCGCTTGCCGCCGCCGCGCTCGACAAGGGCGCTCATGTGCTCGATCCGCGCGGCAACTGGTTCACTCGCGAGAACATCCAGGAGCGCCTGACGATGCGCGACGTGCTGGATCAGCTACGCACTTCGGGCGTCGATACCGGCGGCCCCGCACCGTACACCCCGCAGGACAGCAAGGCGTTCGCCGGTCAACTGGACCGCTTTCTTGCGCGCCACGGCTCGCGGCCAGGGGGCGTCGCCTGATGCGTGCGGCCCGGCCATCGAAGCTGCTTTTCCTGCCCGGCGCATCCGGTCACACGGCGTTCTGGCAACCACTGGCGGATCGACTGACGGAGCGAGCCGGGAAGACGATCCTCGCTTATCCGGGGTTCGGCCGGGAGCCGGCTGTCGCGGATGTCGACAGTTTCGACGGCCTCGTCCGCTGACGCGCCGCACAGTCCAGAATGACTTTGGCCGGCGCACGCACGGTCACGGAATGGATTGCCTGGAAATCGAAATGCGGGAGAAGATCGGCTGATAGCTTCGTCGAGGATTTCAAAGGCATCCTGCATATCGGCGCGGACAGCATGCGAAGCCGGCTGTCGATAAGCGCCTATTGCCCATGCCGCATATACAGAAGCAGCAGCGACAACGATACGAGCGACCCGAGCGTCGACAGCAGGATGGTACGGGATGCGACGCCGGCTTCCCGTCGATAGAACTCCGCGAGCATGAACGGGCCGGTCCCGGTGGGCAGCGCGGCGAGCACGACGGTCATCTGGACCAGCGAGACCGGCAACGCAAACACCCGCGCCGCGAGCCACCATGCGAGCAACGGCTGCACGATCAGTTTGGCCCCGGCAAGGAGCAGCGAACTGCGCGCCACGCCGCCGGCGGGGCGGCGTTCCGCGAGAAACAGCCCCAGGCTGATGAGCGCACACGGACTGGCCGCGCCGCTCAGCAGCTTCAGGAAGGTCTCCGCGCTGCCCGGCAGCCTGAACTGGGCGGCGGAGACCAGCACGCCGGCTATCGGCGAAACGATCAGCGGGTTGCGGGCGAGCGACGTCAGCACCTTCAGCCCGAGCTTGTGCGGTCTGCGCTCCGACTGCAGGCTGATCTCGATGAGCACGATGGCGATCGCAAACAGCGCGCAGGCGATCAGGATGGTCGCGATCGTGGTCGGCGTCAGGCTGCTTGAGCCGAATGCAATCAGGCACAGCGGAAAGCCGATGTAGCCGGTATTGGGGTAGGCGGCGGCGATGGCGTCGATGCTGGCGTCGGCGAGGTGGAGTCCGCCCGCCATGCGCAGCGCGAGAATCAGTACGAACACGCCGGCGCCCGCGATCCAGAACGTGGCGATAAACGCCGGTTGATCGAGTTGCTGCCAGGTGGCGTGCGCCATCGTGTCGAACAGCAGCGCGGGCAGCGCGAGCCATACGACGAAGCGGTTCAACTCGGACGCGGCAGTGGGGCCGAGCACGGCGCGGCGCCGGCAGACGAAGCCGGCGAGAATCAAGGCGAAGATCGGAATGAGGATTTCAAGGGTGGATAACATCGGGTAACACCGAATCGACAGGCAGGCCGCAAGGATAGGGTCTGCGAACGATATAATCCAATACCGTTTAAGGCATCTGGCAATACGTTTTTTGCATCGTCATGGACATCAAGCCGCTGCGCTACTTCGTTACGCTCGCCCAAACCCGCCACTTCGGACGGGCCGCGGCCCTGCTGCATATTTCGCAGCCGCCGCTCAGCAGGCAACTCGCGGCACTGGAAGCCGATCTCGGCGTCCGGCTGGTCGAGCGCAGCCCGCATAGCGTGACGCTCACCGCGGCGGGCGAGCGGTTCTATGGCGATGCGCGGGCGATTCTCGCCGCGCTCGACCAGGCGAGGAGCAACGCGCGCGCCGTCGCTTCCGGCGTGGCCGGCACGCTGACGATCGGCTTCACGATGTGCGCGGCGTACAGCGTGGTGCCGGGTTATGCCAGGAGGTTCGGCTCGAAATTCCCGGAAGTCACGTTGAATCTGCGCGAGGTGGTGTCGAACGACCTGTCGGCGCAGGTGCTCAATGGCCAGATCGATGCGGCGATCCTGTTTCCCGGGACGAACGAACGAGGGCTGGCTTCGCGGATGCTGATCAGCGAACCGCTGTGCGTGGCGCTTTCGCGCGAGCATCCGATGGCGCGCTCGCGCACGCTGAAGATCGCCAGGCTGGCCGGGCAGCCGTTCGTGCTGGCGGCGACCGAGGTCGCGCCGACGCTGCGCGCGGCGATCATGGAGCACTGTCGAAGCAGCGGCTTCGAGCCGGACATCCGCTTCGAGGTTCAGTTGCAGCAGACGGTGTTGAGCCTCGTAAACGAAGGGGTGGGCGTGGCGCTGGTTCCCGCGTCGATGAGCAAGGTGCAGCTTGAGGGCGTCGTGTTCAGGAAGCTGGAGAATGCGCCGCTGGTCGATCAGGTGCTGTTATGGTCGTCAGCGAACCGGAACCCGTGCCTGCAAACTTTCCTCGATATGGTGTAGCGGCGCCGCCGCCGCGAAGAACGCCATCGCAGGCGGGCGCGCGAACACGACGCTCAGCGCCAACTCCACGGCCCCGGCGAAACCCGGCAACGCGAGATGCCGTCGACGCTCGCCGGTGCGGTCCGAATCGAAGCGGATGTTCGTTCTCCAGAACCGCTTGCCGCCGCAGGCTCGCCCGATCCGCTACGCACTGTCGCGGACAGCGGCCGTACGCGCCTCGATCGCGCGCAGCACCGCGACCATG
The Paraburkholderia caballeronis genome window above contains:
- a CDS encoding YaiI/YqxD family protein, which codes for MQVLVDADACPVAVKDILFRAARRVEISVTLVANQYLRTPPSRFIKALQVPAGFDAADNRIVELVASGDLVITADIPLAAAALDKGAHVLDPRGNWFTRENIQERLTMRDVLDQLRTSGVDTGGPAPYTPQDSKAFAGQLDRFLARHGSRPGGVA
- a CDS encoding AEC family transporter yields the protein MLSTLEILIPIFALILAGFVCRRRAVLGPTAASELNRFVVWLALPALLFDTMAHATWQQLDQPAFIATFWIAGAGVFVLILALRMAGGLHLADASIDAIAAAYPNTGYIGFPLCLIAFGSSSLTPTTIATILIACALFAIAIVLIEISLQSERRPHKLGLKVLTSLARNPLIVSPIAGVLVSAAQFRLPGSAETFLKLLSGAASPCALISLGLFLAERRPAGGVARSSLLLAGAKLIVQPLLAWWLAARVFALPVSLVQMTVVLAALPTGTGPFMLAEFYRREAGVASRTILLSTLGSLVSLSLLLLYMRHGQ
- a CDS encoding diaminopimelate epimerase; this encodes MTSSPSMRAARSTRSRAAWPVASAIGIGESGNRGIGFDQLAVVLDCDDAAARLLFWNPDGTPLDTCGSATRGVADLLMREAGASSVTLRTARGRLSCGRDIPLAEAADTPALPLPGHPAACSMGNPHCTFFVDDLDAIDIAAIGPGIETPPLFRNRTNVHFVRVVHRGRIRLRIWERGGGVPLGSGSCCCGAVVGGIRRGLLDDTVEMECDGATVTVRWDGVGGVVLTGLVEPVFSGVIGDWVWR
- a CDS encoding LysR family transcriptional regulator, with product MDIKPLRYFVTLAQTRHFGRAAALLHISQPPLSRQLAALEADLGVRLVERSPHSVTLTAAGERFYGDARAILAALDQARSNARAVASGVAGTLTIGFTMCAAYSVVPGYARRFGSKFPEVTLNLREVVSNDLSAQVLNGQIDAAILFPGTNERGLASRMLISEPLCVALSREHPMARSRTLKIARLAGQPFVLAATEVAPTLRAAIMEHCRSSGFEPDIRFEVQLQQTVLSLVNEGVGVALVPASMSKVQLEGVVFRKLENAPLVDQVLLWSSANRNPCLQTFLDMV
- a CDS encoding extracellular catalytic domain type 1 short-chain-length polyhydroxyalkanoate depolymerase, yielding MPRKKTSVWFRGLNLFASLTGIRPKKKAVVRKTATVKTTRAPATKRAGPARGPRPSSTRTMGRWTRSFHSAPPLAGKLVNHLAYALYLPSAATSQAAMPLVVMLHGCKQTAESFAAGTRICRLAERAGFAVLLPEQAKAAHAHRCWNWHEPPAQSEAPAVASLVVSIVAEHGFDHERVYLAGISAGAGLAAVLGVHYPALFAAVGLHSGPVFGAAHSTFTAMHVMRGGSREDPLHLIETSVDVARYPGMPAIIVHGELDAVVAKRNAEQLSIEFARLNRLIDAEGALRVGERRTYSRDAADYVDYLKAGRLVVRVCIVRGLGHAWSGGDPREAFHSGKGPEATAMMWNFFRHQRRVATHPV
- a CDS encoding MFS transporter, yielding MTLLPLRKNALALAAVCLTSLMFGLEISSVPAVLATLESVLHADFREIQWIMNAYTLACTTVLMATGALADRFGRKRVYVASIVTFAVTSLICGLAQSAPVLIVSRFLQGMGGGAMLICQVAVLSHQFQAGRERSNAFGAWGIIFGIGLGFGPIVGGLIVAVANWQWVFLVHTLLSIVALGLAFAGVQESRDPHAQQLDLPGIVTLSAACFGLVYFITQGPDLGLDSRAALGIAAATAVSFVAFVFVEKRSPRPMFDFSVFRIRPFSGAMSGSMGMNFSYWPFMIYLPIYFQGALGYTSVNAGLSLLAYTLPTLVVPPLAERLAFRFGARRVIPLGLFTIGVGFMLMKFGAGGAHPSWLTMLPGCLSCGIGLGLTNTPVTNTATGSVSPNRAGMASGIDMSARLISLAINIAVMGFILVEGVLSHLARALAGWSADLPLRRLAEQVAAGSIAPPGQSSAELAAVDPHGAIVHAALAHGFGLVMLYGMVGAWMLALCSAAAFGPGARRVREQAELGECVRHPSP